DNA from Longimicrobiaceae bacterium:
CCACGGCGCCGCGCACCCACTCCGCGCCGGCCGCGCGGGCGAGTCGGGCGGGGAGGAGGAGCGCCGCCTCCGGGGCGTACATCCCGGCCAGGACGCCCGGGGTCATCCCGGAGTAGTAGTACTCCTCGGACGGGGAGACCAGGGTGGCGCGGACGCCGGGGAGGCGCCCCGCGGCGAGGGCCTCCAGCACGAAGAGGTGCGTGTGGCCGCACCCCGCCAGCACGAGCCGGAGCGGCATCGCGGGGCGCGCTAGAATGCGCCGGCGATGGCCCGGACGATCAGGATCGCCACCGCGACTGCGCCCACGAAGAGCAGGGCGAGCCCGGCCAGGAGGAGCATGAGGAAGCCGCGGCTGGTGCGCTCGGCCGTGGCGGGGCGCTCCAGATACGCGTTCAGGAGGCGGACGTTGCGGGCGTTCGCCTTCCACCCGGCGTCGAAGAGGTCGCCGACGAACGGGATCGCGCCGACGATGGTCTCGACCGCCACGTTGGCGGCCATGCGCAGGAGCACGGATCGCGGGGCGCCCAGGCGCTGCGCCTCGGCCAGGACGTAGGCGGAGAGCACGGCCCCGGCGGTGTCCCCGATCCCCGGGATCAGCCCGATGAGGGCGTCCAGCCCCACCCGGAAGCCGCCGGGGAGGGGGATCGAGTTGTCCAGCAGGTGCGCCAGCCGGCGGACGCGCCGGAGCTGCGGGTCGGAGTCGGGCGCGGCGGGGGCGGGGACCGCCGGGTCTGGGCGGCGGGGGCGTGTCGCCATGGGTGCTCGCGTCGGGTGAGGGGCTGCCGGTCCGGCACTTCTCTCCCCGGCCGTTTCAAGGATGGGGCCAGGACCCGGTGGACGCGCGCCGGGGCGCACCGGACTTCACCCCCAGACCTGCTTCAGGGGAAACCCCGCGGAAGAACGGTCGCGCGGATACCGGAGGGCGTTCTGCACGTAGCGGATGCCCTCGATCTCCCGGTCGCAGTCGATGTGGCTGTGGCCGAAGACGTGGACCCGCGAGCCGGCGCGGCGGAGCTGCGCGTCCAGCTCTGCGCACCCGGCCACCAGCGGGAGGCCGCGGAAGCGCAGGTAACTCGTGCGAGGGAGCAGGTCGCGCCGGGGGAGGAAGTGCGAGAAGGTGACCACCGGGGCGTCGTAGGGGCGCAGGTGCGGCTCGTTCATCGCCAGGAACCACTCGCAGGGGCGCCCCACCCGCTCCGGCCAGCGGCAGAAGTGGAAGTCCGCCCACCCCTCCAGCTCCCTCTCCTCGGCGTCGCCGTAGGAGTCGAACTCCGGCTCGTACCAGGCGAAGAGCGGGACGATCCACAGGCCGGGGAGCGCGGTGGGGCGCGTCCGCACCCCCAGCGCCTCGCAGACGCGGAGGAGGCGGTCGAACTTATCCGCGGAGTCGCCGCCCTCGGCGCGCACCCAGAGCTCGTGGTTGCCGGGGACGAAGAACACCTCCCGGAAGCGCGAGCGCAGGAGCGCCAGGGTGGCCTCCACGCGGTCCAGGGCGTCGGCGATGTCGCCGGCGACGATCAGGGCGTCGTCGGTGTGCTCCCCCGTGGGGAGGGCCTCCACCAGCGCCTGGTTCTCGCGGAAGTCGGTGTGCAGGTCGGAGACGGCGAAGACCCGCATCCGGTCAGGCCGTCTCCGGGTCCGCGGACGCCGGGAAGATCAGGCTCCGCACCGTGCCGCCGTCGCGGACCGCCACCTCGTGGCAGGGATGGCGCACCGCCTCCAGCGAGTGGTCCGGGTGGTAGACCACGCCGCCCCCGGCGGGGATGCCGATCCCCTGCACGCTCTCGCCCAGGAGCCGCACGGCGCCCTTGAGCTGCTCCCAGTCTTCGCGCTCGGCGTGCGCGTCGATCACGTAGGGGACCACCTTGAAGGTGTCGATCAGCTCCTCGGCCGATCCCGCGCCCCCCTCCGGCCACCCCACCAGCCCGAGCTGCACCGCCCCCGCCGAGACGCCGATCAGCGTGGCGCCCGCCTGGTGGCGGCGCAGCACCGCGTCCCCGACGCCGCTCGCCTCGAAGGCGCGCCACCCCCGCTCCACGTCGCCGCCGGCCAGGAGGACCAGGTCGGCCTCGTCCAGGAAGGCCATGTCCTCCGGGGAGGGGGAGGAGGGGATCATCCGCGTGTCGAACACGGCCACGGTGTCCATGGCCGCCACGAAGATGTCGTAGAACTCCGGCTCGTCGCCGTTGGAGGCGCCCAGGTACGCGGCCTTCGGGGTGGGCTTCTCCAGCCCCTCCCGCACCGTCTCCAGGAAGAGGCGGCCGTCGTCGCGCCAGAAGAGGAGCTGGCTGTCGGCCAGGAGGTAGACGGGGCGGGTGTCCCGGCGCGGGGCGGCCAGCCCCTCGGCGAGCGAGCCCTCTTCGGGGAGCTGCGGATCGGGGAAGAAGCTCATGGTGCCTGCGTAGATCTTTTCCACGGGAGGTGCGTCGGGAGATCGGTCCGGGGCCGCACGCTTGCCGACACCGGATCGTGGAGGGGGAATGATAACGCCGCCGGCGGGGAGGTTGAAGGCGGCGGCGGCCAGGCTCCCGCGGAGCGCCCGCCGGTCAGGCGGCGGAGGGGACCCGGAGCGTGAAGGTGCTCCCCTCGCCGGGGACGCTCTCCACGGAGAGCTCGCCCCCCAGGAGGGAGGCGAGGCTGCGGGCCACGGCGAGGCCGAACCCCGTCCCCTCGGCGGCGCGGGTGGCGCCCTGCTCCACCTGCCAGAAGGGCTCCCAGATGCGCTCCCGGTGCTCCGGGGCGATCCCCACGCCGGTGTCGCGCACCCGCAGCACCGCGCCCCGGCCGTCCATCTCCGCGCTCAGCTCCACCTCGCCCCGCTCGGTGAACTTCACCGCGTTGGAGAGGAGGTTGAGGAGGATCTGCCTGACCTTGCCGGGGTCGGTGCGGAGGGATGCACCGTCCCCCGGGCCGCGGACCCGGAGCCGGACGCCCTTGGCGGAGGCGAGCGGCTCGATCAGCGATCCGGCCTCGCGGAGGAGCGGGTCCAGCTTCACCTCCCGGGCGCGGATGCGCTCCTGCCCGGCCTCCATGCGCGTGAAGGTGAGGATCTCGTCGATGAGCTGGAGGAGGTGGCCGGAGCTGCTCTTGATCCGGCCCAGCTGCTCGCGCTGCGCCCGGTTCAGGGGGCCGGGGATCTCCGCCTCGAGCAGGTCCGCGTAGCCGAGCACGGCGTTGAGCGGGGTGCGCAGCTCGTGGCTCATCACCGCCAGGAAGTCGGACTTGGCCTGGTTGGCGGACTGCGCCTGCTCGAAGAGGCGGGCGTTCTCCACCGCCAGCGCGGCGCGGTGCGCCAGCTCCTCGGCCAGCTCCAGGTCGGCGGGGCCGTAGCGCCGGCCGGACACGGAGCCGGCGAGGGTCAGCGTGCCGAAGGTCCGGCCGCGCGCGGTGAGCGGGACCACCATGTACGACACGGGGCCCAGGGCACGGAAGACTTCCGCCGCCTCCGGGGTGAGCCGCGCCCGCTCGGCCTCGTCGGGCGCGACCTCCGCGGCCAGCAGCGGCCGGCCTTCGCGGAGCACGCGGGCGACGGGGGAGGCCGGGTTCCGCGCGTCCACCCGGGAGGCGGTGGCGAGGCGCTCCAGCAGGGCGTCCCCGGCGGGATCGCGGTGCGCGGCGGCCACCTGGGGGACCTCGCCGTCGTCGCCCTGGACGTGGACCAGGCAGTAGTCCGCCAGGAAGGGGACGGCCAGCCGGGCGACCCGGGCCAGGGTGGCCCGGTAGTCCAGCGACGAAGCAAGGATCGCCCCCGCGTCGGCCAGGAAGGCGATCTTGCGGGCGGAGGCCTCCGCCTCGGCGCGGGCGGCTTCGGCGCGGATCCGCTCCCGCTCGGCCGCCTCGGCGCGCTTCCGGTCGGTGATGTCGCGCAGCGTCACCAGGCACGCCTCCTCCCCCTCCCACAACACCCCCGTCGCCCGCAGCTCCGCGTGCACGAGCGTGCCCCCGGGGCGCAGGATCTCCACCTCCGTCCCCTCGCCGGCCGCCACCGGGAAGCCCAGCTCCGCCTCCAGCAGCGCCTCCTCCGGGCGGCCGAACAGCCGGGCGGCGGCGGGGTTGGCGAAGCGGATCCTCCCCGCCTCGTCCACCACGACGATGCCGTCCGCGTTCAGCTCCACGATGGCGTGGAGGTCGGGGAGGGGTCGGGTGCTCATGCGGCCTCGTCGGCCTCCCGGTCGTCGTCCCCGTCCACGTCGTGCGACACCGCGCCGGTGAGCAGTCCGCTGATGCCGCGGAACGGCGCGCCGATGTGCATCCCGGTGCCGTCGATGGCGAACTCGCGGATCGTCTTCTCGTGCGGGGAGCCGCGCATCTTCAGCACCAGCATCCCCCGGCGCAGCTCGCCGCGATGCTCCACGTAGCGGAGGAGGAGGATGGTGTCGGTCAGCGTGGAGATGTGCTTCTCCGTGACCGAGTCGCCCCCGGAGAGCTTGCTCGCCGTGGAGGTGAACATCCCCACCATCTCCCTGTGCTTGATGAAGGAGGTCAGGTTGATGATGAACTCGCGGAAGCTCCGCAGCGAGGTGACCCGCTCCAGCGCGGAAAGGGAGTCCACGACCACGCGCCGCGGCCGGAACTCGTCGATGGTGTCGCGCATGCGGAGGAGGTGGTCCTCGATGGGCATGGCGTGCGGGTAGACGGGAACCACCCTCAGCTTTCCTTCCCGCTCCATCCGGTCGAAGTCCACCCCCCAGCTGCGCGCGTTGCGGGCAAGCTGCTCCCGGCTCTCCTCGAAGGCGAAGAGGAGCGTGCGGTCGCCGCTCCGGTAACCGCCCTGCACGAAGTGCGTGACCGTGAGCGTCTTTCCCGTGCCGGTGGCGCCGGAGAGGAGGATGACGCTGTCGCGGAAGTACCCGCCCCCCACCATGGCGTCCAGCTCGGGGAGCCCGGAGGTGACGCGGGTGTCGGAGGAGGCCTGGGTCAGCTCCATGGCCGAGAGCGGGAGCACCGTGATCCCCCGGCCGGCGGACACGGTGAACGGGAACTCCCCGCGCTGGTGCGAGGCGCCGCGGAACTTGAGGATCTCCACGGTGCGGCGGCGCCTCTCCTCCTGGAGCAGGTTGCGGAGGATGAGGACGTTGTCCGCCACGAACTCCTCGATCCCGTGGCGGGACACCTCGCCGTACTCTTCGGTGCGCTCGGCGGTGAACACCACCGTCGCTCCCATCTCCTTGAGCGAGGCGGAGATCCGGAACAGCTCGGCGCGGAGCACGCCGTGCTCGCTGAAGCGGGCGAAGAGCGCGTTCACCGAGTCCAGGACCACGCGCTTCGCGCCGATGCTCCGGACGGCGTGCTCCACGCGGGCCAGGAGGCCGCCCAGGTCGTACTCACCGACCACGGTGGGCTCGTCGTCGGTGCGGAGGGCGGCGTCCACGAACGCCCACTTCCCCTCCGCCTCCAGGGCGGCGATGTCCCACCCGAAGCCGAGCACGTTGCGGCGGATGTCGTCCGGGGAGTCCTCGAAGGTGATGAACACCCCCGGCTGGTCCGCCTCCCGGATCCCGGAGACCAGGAAGTGGGTGGCGAGCACCGTCTTCGCGCTCCCGGCGGTGCCGGCGATCAGCGTGGTGCGCCCGCGCGGGAGCCCGCCTTCGGCGATGGTGTCGAAGCCGGGGATCCCGGTGTGGAGCTTGGTGACGGGCTGGGGAGCGGGCGCTGCGGTGTGGCTCATCCTACCTCCGGGAAGCGGCTGCGCGGCTGCAGGCCGAGGGCGGTGGCCACCCGCTGCAGGTCGGAAAGGTCTCCCGTCACCCGCCGCGCGGGAACGGGGGCCTCCCGGACCAGGGTGGGAGTGGTGAGGATGCGGGCGGCCTCGGCCCGCTCGGGGGTCTCGGTCACGTCCACCACCGTGAACTCGCAGTCCGGCTCCAGCTCGGACTCGCAGATGTGCCGCAGGTTCGCGACCGCCTGGCGCGACCGCGGGCTGTCGCCTGCGACGTAGAGGGTGAAGCGGACCGGGCCCATGTTCCTCGCGGGCGGGGGCGGGGCTGCGGGGGGGAGATCCCCCGCAGTCTCAATGTAGTCGGGCGCAGTTC
Protein-coding regions in this window:
- a CDS encoding ATP-binding protein, giving the protein MSTRPLPDLHAIVELNADGIVVVDEAGRIRFANPAAARLFGRPEEALLEAELGFPVAAGEGTEVEILRPGGTLVHAELRATGVLWEGEEACLVTLRDITDRKRAEAAERERIRAEAARAEAEASARKIAFLADAGAILASSLDYRATLARVARLAVPFLADYCLVHVQGDDGEVPQVAAAHRDPAGDALLERLATASRVDARNPASPVARVLREGRPLLAAEVAPDEAERARLTPEAAEVFRALGPVSYMVVPLTARGRTFGTLTLAGSVSGRRYGPADLELAEELAHRAALAVENARLFEQAQSANQAKSDFLAVMSHELRTPLNAVLGYADLLEAEIPGPLNRAQREQLGRIKSSSGHLLQLIDEILTFTRMEAGQERIRAREVKLDPLLREAGSLIEPLASAKGVRLRVRGPGDGASLRTDPGKVRQILLNLLSNAVKFTERGEVELSAEMDGRGAVLRVRDTGVGIAPEHRERIWEPFWQVEQGATRAAEGTGFGLAVARSLASLLGGELSVESVPGEGSTFTLRVPSAA
- a CDS encoding DUF4112 domain-containing protein; the encoded protein is MATRPRRPDPAVPAPAAPDSDPQLRRVRRLAHLLDNSIPLPGGFRVGLDALIGLIPGIGDTAGAVLSAYVLAEAQRLGAPRSVLLRMAANVAVETIVGAIPFVGDLFDAGWKANARNVRLLNAYLERPATAERTSRGFLMLLLAGLALLFVGAVAVAILIVRAIAGAF
- a CDS encoding metallophosphoesterase; translated protein: MRVFAVSDLHTDFRENQALVEALPTGEHTDDALIVAGDIADALDRVEATLALLRSRFREVFFVPGNHELWVRAEGGDSADKFDRLLRVCEALGVRTRPTALPGLWIVPLFAWYEPEFDSYGDAEERELEGWADFHFCRWPERVGRPCEWFLAMNEPHLRPYDAPVVTFSHFLPRRDLLPRTSYLRFRGLPLVAGCAELDAQLRRAGSRVHVFGHSHIDCDREIEGIRYVQNALRYPRDRSSAGFPLKQVWG
- the kaiC gene encoding circadian clock protein KaiC produces the protein MSHTAAPAPQPVTKLHTGIPGFDTIAEGGLPRGRTTLIAGTAGSAKTVLATHFLVSGIREADQPGVFITFEDSPDDIRRNVLGFGWDIAALEAEGKWAFVDAALRTDDEPTVVGEYDLGGLLARVEHAVRSIGAKRVVLDSVNALFARFSEHGVLRAELFRISASLKEMGATVVFTAERTEEYGEVSRHGIEEFVADNVLILRNLLQEERRRRTVEILKFRGASHQRGEFPFTVSAGRGITVLPLSAMELTQASSDTRVTSGLPELDAMVGGGYFRDSVILLSGATGTGKTLTVTHFVQGGYRSGDRTLLFAFEESREQLARNARSWGVDFDRMEREGKLRVVPVYPHAMPIEDHLLRMRDTIDEFRPRRVVVDSLSALERVTSLRSFREFIINLTSFIKHREMVGMFTSTASKLSGGDSVTEKHISTLTDTILLLRYVEHRGELRRGMLVLKMRGSPHEKTIREFAIDGTGMHIGAPFRGISGLLTGAVSHDVDGDDDREADEAA
- a CDS encoding circadian clock KaiB family protein, with amino-acid sequence MGPVRFTLYVAGDSPRSRQAVANLRHICESELEPDCEFTVVDVTETPERAEAARILTTPTLVREAPVPARRVTGDLSDLQRVATALGLQPRSRFPEVG
- a CDS encoding Type 1 glutamine amidotransferase-like domain-containing protein, with product MEKIYAGTMSFFPDPQLPEEGSLAEGLAAPRRDTRPVYLLADSQLLFWRDDGRLFLETVREGLEKPTPKAAYLGASNGDEPEFYDIFVAAMDTVAVFDTRMIPSSPSPEDMAFLDEADLVLLAGGDVERGWRAFEASGVGDAVLRRHQAGATLIGVSAGAVQLGLVGWPEGGAGSAEELIDTFKVVPYVIDAHAEREDWEQLKGAVRLLGESVQGIGIPAGGGVVYHPDHSLEAVRHPCHEVAVRDGGTVRSLIFPASADPETA